TTCCGCCGACGCGTACGAACGCCTCGCGGCGGCGCGTCCCATCATCGCGCTCACCGCGGCCGCCTTCCCGGAGGAACGAATCCGCTGCCGCGACGCGGGAATGACGGACTTTCTGGCCAAGCCGGTGAAACTCGGGGAACTCGCCCGCGCCCTGCGCGCCGCCGTGGCGGAGTACGGCGTGACGCCGGGCAAGGAGGCGGGGCAGACCAAGCCGCCGGTCGTCTGACCCCGCCAGCGCCGGGCTTTCTCACCCCATTTCAGGCATCGCGCCGGATTCCGGAGCGACCGGGAGAACGCGAAGCGCAGGCCGCGACCGTGCGAGTTCACACTATGGAATGAATGCGAGCGGCTCCGGCGGGCGGGCGCGGAGGGAGCGCGCGGGCACGAAAAAGGGCGGCCGTGAGGCCGCCCGGAGGAGATCGAGAGTAGCGGTCGGGCGGCGGCGGGGCGCTCAGATTCCGTCGATGATGCGATTGAGTGTCGCGCTCGGACGGAGGGCGGCGGCGGCCTTCGCCTCGTTTGGCTGGTAGTAGCCACCGATGTCGGCCGGCTTGCCCTGGACGGCGAGCAGCTCGGCGACGATCTGCTTCTCCTGGGCGGCAAGCTGCTCGGCGACGGGCCGGAAGAGGCGCTGCAGTTCCGCGTCCTTGTTTTGGGCCGCGAGCTCCTGCGCCCAATAGAGCGCGAGGTAGAAGTGGCTGCCCCGATTGTCGATCGTGCCCAGCTTGCGGCCGGGCGAGCGGTCGTGCTCGAGGAACTTGCCGTTGGCGGCATCGAGCGTTTCGGCGAGGACCTTGGCGCGGACGTGCTTGAACGTGATGCCAAGGTGCTCGAGTGAGGCGGCGAGGGCAAAAAATTCGCCGAGGCTGTCCCAGCGCAGGTAGTTCTCGGAGAGGAACTGCTCGACGTGCTTGGGGGCGGAACCGCCCGCGCCGGTTTCGAAGAGGCCGCCGCCGTTCATGAGCGGGACGATCGACAGCATCTTGGCGCTGGTGCCGACCTCGAGGATCGGGAACAGGTCGGTCAGGTAATCGCGGAGCACGTTGCCGGTGACGCTGATCGTGTCCTGTCCGGCCTTGAGCCGCTCGAGGGTGAACGTGCAGGCGGCGGCGGGGGCGAGAATGCGCAGGTCGAGCCCGGTCGTGTCGAGCTGGCCGAGGAAGCGTTTCACCTTGGCGATGATCTCGCGGTCATGGGCGCGATTTTCATCCAGCCAGAAGACGGCGGGCGTGGCGGAGAGGCGGGCGCGGTTGACGGCGAGCTTCACCCAGTCCTGCACCGGGGCGTCCTTCGTCTGGCAGGCGCGCCAGACGTCGCCTGCCTCAACGGCGTGCTGGAGGAGAACCTTGCCGGTCTCGTCCACGACGCGAACAGTGCCGCGCGCGGCGATCTGGAACGTCTTGTTGTGCGAACCGTACTCCTCGGCCGCCTGCGCCATGAGGCCGACGTTGGGGACGGAACCCATGGTGCGCGGATCGAATGCGCCATGCTGCCGGCAGAAGTCGATCGTCGCGGCGTACACGCCCGCGTAGGAGCTGTCGGGGATGACGGCGAGGGTGTCCTGGAGCTTGCCCTGCGCGTCGTACATCTTGCCGCCGGCGCGAATCATGGCGGGCATGGAGGCGTCGACGATGACGTCGCTTGGCACGTGGAGATTGGTGATGCCCTGGTCCGAGTTGACCATGGCGACGCCGGGGCCGGCGGCAAAGGCCGCCTTGAGATCGGCCTCGATGACGCTGCGTTCGGCGTCCGGCAGTTGGCGGAGCTTGTCGACGAGGTCGCCGAGACCGTTGTTCAGGTCGACGCCAAGGCGGGCGAAAGTGGCGCCATGGCGCTGGAGCACGTCGCGGAAGAACACGCGCACCGCCTGGCCGAACAGGATGGGGTCGGAGACCTTCATCATGGTGGCCTTCAGATGCAGGGAGAACAGGACGCCGTCGGCTTTGGCGCGCGCGATCTGCTCGGCGTAGAACGCATCCAGGGCGCGGAGGCGCATGACGGTCGCATCGAGGATCTCGCCGGCCTTGAGCGGGAGCTTGTCCTTGAGCACCCGGACGGAGCCGTCGGCGGCGACGAACTCGATGCGGGCGCTGGCGGCCGCGCCGAGCGTGACGGACTGTTCGTTGGCGTAGAAGTCGTCCTGGGCCATGGTGGCGACGCGCGTGCGCGACGCGGGCGACCAGGCGCCCATCGAGTGCGGGTGCTTGCGGGCGTAGTCCTTGACGGCCTTGGGGGCGCGGCGGTCGGAGTTGCCCTCGCGGAGGACCGGATTGACGGCGGAGCCCTTCACCTTGTCGTAGCGGGCCTTGATCTCGCGTTCGGCGTCGGTGGCCGGGGCCTCGGGGTAGTCGGGCAGGGCGTAACCGTGGGCCTGCAGCTCGGCGATGGCTTCCTTCAGCTGCGGCACGGAGGCGCTGATGTTGGGCAGCTTGATGAGGTTGGCGTCGGGCTGGAGCGTGAGCCCGCCGAGATAGGCCAGATCATCCTCCACGCGCTGCGCGGGCGTCAGTCGCTCGGGGAACTGCGCGAGGATGCGCGCGGCGAGCGAGATGTCGCGGGTCGTCACGCGGATCCCGGCGTGCTTCGTAAACGCCTGCACGATGGGCAGCAGGGAAACGGTGGCCAGCGCGGGCGCCTCGTCAGTCTTCGTGTAGATGATGGTGGGAATCTCAGGCATGGTGGTGGTCCAGTAAAAAGGGGACGTGCCAGCTAAGCTGCGCCTCCCGGACGGTCCAAGGCGAAAGGCGGGCGGAAGATCCGGACGAGCGATGGCGGCTGGAAAGACGTAAGGGATGGATTCCGGCGCGGCGCGCAAGTCGCGGACGGGATTCGCGGAAGCACGCGTTGGCGACGCAAGCGCGGGGTGGGGCTGGATTTTGCGCTGCCCGAGGGCGCGAAAAACTGCCACGGTCGGCGGCGATGCTGAGGGTGTTCAAGTTCCTGCAGTGGGTGGCGCAGAAGCTCGCGACCGGCGCGCTGATGGTCGGCGTGCTGCTCGGCGCGTGCGGGTTGTGGCTGTTCCTGCGGGACAAGGTGGACCTGGAAGTGTGGCGGAAGGACACGCTGGGGCTGATCACGGGCGAGCGCACGAAGCTGCGGGCGGCGCTGGCCGACGTGCACCGCGAACTGGCGGAGATCGGAACGGCGATCACGGCCGAGCAGCAGAAAATCCAGCAGGCGGACAAGGTGATCGCCGGGCTGAAGGAGCTCGACAGCACGTGGGACCGCGTGGTCGGGGATCGCGAGCGGCAGCAGAAGAACGATGCGCGCCTGGCGAGCGTCACGGCGCAGCGGGCCGAGATGGTGGCGCGCATCGGACACCTGCAGGAGGAGTTTACGCACAAAACCTGGACGCGGGACGGGCTGGAGATCGCGTTGGGCCGCCTCGAGGTGCAGTTGCGGCAGGTCGAGG
This genomic window from Opitutus sp. ER46 contains:
- a CDS encoding NADP-dependent isocitrate dehydrogenase — translated: MPEIPTIIYTKTDEAPALATVSLLPIVQAFTKHAGIRVTTRDISLAARILAQFPERLTPAQRVEDDLAYLGGLTLQPDANLIKLPNISASVPQLKEAIAELQAHGYALPDYPEAPATDAEREIKARYDKVKGSAVNPVLREGNSDRRAPKAVKDYARKHPHSMGAWSPASRTRVATMAQDDFYANEQSVTLGAAASARIEFVAADGSVRVLKDKLPLKAGEILDATVMRLRALDAFYAEQIARAKADGVLFSLHLKATMMKVSDPILFGQAVRVFFRDVLQRHGATFARLGVDLNNGLGDLVDKLRQLPDAERSVIEADLKAAFAAGPGVAMVNSDQGITNLHVPSDVIVDASMPAMIRAGGKMYDAQGKLQDTLAVIPDSSYAGVYAATIDFCRQHGAFDPRTMGSVPNVGLMAQAAEEYGSHNKTFQIAARGTVRVVDETGKVLLQHAVEAGDVWRACQTKDAPVQDWVKLAVNRARLSATPAVFWLDENRAHDREIIAKVKRFLGQLDTTGLDLRILAPAAACTFTLERLKAGQDTISVTGNVLRDYLTDLFPILEVGTSAKMLSIVPLMNGGGLFETGAGGSAPKHVEQFLSENYLRWDSLGEFFALAASLEHLGITFKHVRAKVLAETLDAANGKFLEHDRSPGRKLGTIDNRGSHFYLALYWAQELAAQNKDAELQRLFRPVAEQLAAQEKQIVAELLAVQGKPADIGGYYQPNEAKAAAALRPSATLNRIIDGI